In a single window of the Penaeus chinensis breed Huanghai No. 1 chromosome 4, ASM1920278v2, whole genome shotgun sequence genome:
- the LOC125025001 gene encoding arrestin homolog, which yields MVVQFKVFKKAAPNGKLTIYLGRRDFVDHVSAVDPVDGVLVLDPSYLDGRKVFGQLVCSFRYGREEDEVMGLNFQKDLYLASEQIYPPKETQPTKLQERLMKKLGPNSYPFTFKMPEQAPPSVTIQPGREDDGKPCGVEYYIKVFVGENDGDRSHKRSTIQLNIRRIQFAPSKTGRQPCTIVRKDFMLSPGELELEVTLDKQLYYHTEKIAVNISVRNHSNKTVKKIKAAVQQSVDICLFSGGQYKSTVASVETQEGCPVSPGSALQKILHLLPTLDSNMDRRGVALDGHLKNIHTNLASSTLLANPENKDMFGMVISYTVKVKLYLGAMGGEVTAELPFVLMHPKPDLRRMMRADSQAQVEAFRSESMGASVDMD from the exons ATGGTCGTCCAGTTCAAGGTCTTCAAGAAGGCAGCCCCCAACGGCAAATTGACTATCTACCTTGGTCGCCGTGACTTCGTGGATCATGTGTCTGCCGTCGACCCCGTTG ATGGCGTGTTGGTGCTGGACCCATCTTACCTTGACGGACGCAAGGTGTTCGGACAACTAGTGTGCAGCTTCAGGTACGGTCGTGAAGAGGACGAGGTCATGGGACTGAACTTCCAGAAAGACTTGTACCTCGCCTCCGAGCAGATTTATCCTCCCAAGGAGACCCAGCCCACCAAATTGCAGGAACGTCTCATGAAGAAGCTCGGACCGAACTCGTACCCATTCACCTTCAAGATGCCCGAGCAGGCCCCGCCCTCCGTCACCATCCAACCCGGCCGCGAGGATGATGGAAAGCCCTGCGGAGTCGAGTACTACATCAAGGTGTTCGTCGGCGAGAACGACGGCGACCGAAGCCACAAGAG GTCCACTATTCAGCTGAATATCCGAAGGATTCAGTTCGCCCCCAGCAAGACCGGCCGCCAGCCCTGCACCATCGTCCGGAAGGACTTCATGCTGAGTCCCGGGGAACTCGAACTGGAGGTGACGCTCGACAAGCAGCTGTACTATCACACTGAGAAGATCGCCGTCAACATTTCCGTCAGGAACCACAGCAATAAGACCGTCAAGAAAATCAAGGCCGCTGTCCAGCAGTCTGTGGATATCTGCTTGTTCTCAGGCGGCCAATACAAGAGCACCGTGGCCAGCGTTGAAACACA GGAAGGCTGCCCCGTGTCCCCCGGCTCCGCCCTGCAGAAGATTCTGCATCTTCTCCCGACACTGGACAGCAACATGGACCGCCGAGGAGTCGCCCTGGACGGCCACCTGAAGAACATCCACACCAACCTGGCGTCCAGCACTCT GTTGGCCAACCCTGAGAACAAAGACATGTTTGGAATGGTGATATCCTACACAGTGAAGGTGAAGTTGTACCTCGGTGCCATGGGCGGGGAGGTCACCGCCGAGCTGCCTTTCGTCCTCATGCACCCCAAG CCCGACCTGCGCCGCATGATGCGCGCCGACAGCCAGGCGCAGGTGGAGGCCTTCCGCTCCGAGAGTATGGGCGCCTCCGTCGACATGGACTAG